A region from the Malus domestica chromosome 07, GDT2T_hap1 genome encodes:
- the LOC108174663 gene encoding uncharacterized protein: MNFATSICSRLGLKNIVTNAPVYSSASDLTAEGLSLTFRRWATKKSAGSTKNGRDSNPKFLGVKKFGGERVIPGNIIVRQRGTRFHPGNYVGLGKDHTLFALKEGSVKFEHHKLSGRKWVHIVPKEGHVLHPVYANGATAPSTA; the protein is encoded by the exons ATGAATTTTGCAACATCAATATGCAGTAGGTTGGGTCTGAAGAACATTGTTACGAATGCTCCCGTATACAGCAGTGCTTCTG ATCTCACGGCAGAAGGATTGAGTTTGACCTTTAGGCGCTGGGCTACTAAAAAATCTGCTGGATCCACCAAAAATGGTCGAGATTCAAATCCCAAATTTCTTGGAGTGAAGAAATTTGGCGGAGAG AGAGTGATACCTGGAAACATCATAGTTCGCCAAAGAGGCACCCGTTTTCATCCTGGAAATTATGTTGGTTTAGGGAAGGATCACACCCTTTTTGCTCTGAAAGAAGGCTCTGTTAAGTTTGAACACCACAAGCTCAGCGGACGCAAGTGGGTGCATATTGTGCCAAAGGAAGGTCACGTGCTTCACCCCGTCTATGCAAATGGTGCGACTGCGCCATCGACAGCGTAG